The following are from one region of the Nicotiana tomentosiformis chromosome 7, ASM39032v3, whole genome shotgun sequence genome:
- the LOC138895223 gene encoding uncharacterized protein, with translation MIPDEIVREVENFENTPNSNLDETEIVNLGDSETVKETPISIHLSPSEKEEYTCFLKEYEDIFAWSYDDMTVLVPPEPGRPLLLYLSVLDGAFGCVLGQHEETGRKEQVIYYLSKKFTPYEAQYSLLERTCCALTWIAQKLRHYFCAYTTYLISRIDYLKYIFQKPMPTVKLVKWQILLSEFNIIYMTQKAVKGQALPDHLTENPVGGEYEPLKMYFPDEEVSFVGEDITETYDGWRMFFNGTENFKEVGIGAVLVSETGQHYPVSAKLRFPCTNNMAEFEACILGLNLAIDMNIQELLVMGDSDLLVHQVLGEWATNNTKILPYLYHMHKLMKRFTKIRVQTCPENPE, from the exons ATGATACCCGatgaaattgtcagagaagtggaaaattttgagaACACGCCTAATTCCAACCTGGACGAAACTGAGATAGTCAACTTGGGAGATtccgaaacagtcaaagaaactcccataagcattcacctgtcaccatcagagaaagaagaatacacctGTTTCCTGAAAGAATATGAAGACATTTTcgcatggtcttatgatgatatgactg tcctggtcccgccagaacctggtagaccactgctactctatctctccgtaCTAGATGGagctttcggttgtgtcttgggacaacacgaagAGACGGGGAGGAAAGAGCAGGTCATATACtatttgagtaagaagttcacaccctacgaagcacaaTACTCTTTGCTGGAACGCACATGCTGTGCGctgacatggatagctcagaaATTGAgacactacttctgtgcctatactacatatctcatatcaaggatagattatctgaagtacatcttccagaaacccatgcctaccgTGAAGCTGGTAAAATGGCAGATACTGTTGAGTGAATTTAACATCATCTATAtgactcagaaggcggttaagggacaagcattacCAGATCATCTTACAGAAAATCCcgtaggaggagaatacgaaccgctaaaaatgtattttcccgatgaagaagtatcatttgTAGGGGAAGATATCACCGAAACCTACGATGGCTGGAGAATGTTTTTCAATGGGACTGAAAATTTCAAAGAAGTGGGTATTGGAGCTGTTTTGGTATCAGAGacaggtcaacattatccggtatccgcaaaactcaggtttccgtGCACCAACAACATGGCAGAAtttgaggcttgcatcttggggttaaatttggccattgacatgaatatccaggaattgCTGGTAATGGGTGATTCAGACCTTCTAgtacatcaggttctaggagaGTGGGCTACAAataataccaagatattaccctATCTATATCATATGCACAAATTgatgaagaggttcacaaagataagagttcagacatgtcccgagaatccagaatga